From Bos taurus isolate L1 Dominette 01449 registration number 42190680 breed Hereford chromosome 29, ARS-UCD2.0, whole genome shotgun sequence, a single genomic window includes:
- the OR8G5 gene encoding olfactory receptor family 8 subfamily G member 5 — translation MEMAAENHSSVTEFTLAGLTEQPRLQLPLFLLFLGIYVVTVVGNLVMITLIGLSSHLHTPMYYFLTNLSFIDLCQSTVITPKMLVSSVTEKNIISYPECMTQLFFFLVFIIAECYLLAAMAYDRYVAICSPLLYNITMSHQACFSLICGVYVMGLVCAFSHIGCMLRVHFCKFDVINHYFCDLLPLLKLSCSSTYVNELLVLCFGSLNIFAPILTILSSYIFIISSTLHIHSTEGRSKAFSTCSSHISAVAIFYGSEAFMYLQPSSVSSMDQGKVSSVFYTIVVPLLNPLIYSLRNKDVNVALKKMLDRRKFL, via the coding sequence ATGGAAATGGCAGCAGAAAATCACTCCTCAGTGACTGAGTTCACCCTCGCTGGGCTCACAGAACAGCCACGACTCCAgctgccccttttcctcctcttcctaggAATCTATGTGGTCACGGTGGTGGGAAACCTGGTCATGATCACACTGATTGGGCTCAGTTCTCacctgcacacccccatgtactattTCCTCACCAACTTGTCCTTCATTGACCTCTGTCAGTCCACTGTCATTACCCCAAAAATGCTGGTGAGCTCTGTGACAGAGAAGAACATCATCTCCTATCCTGAATGCATGACtcagctctttttctttcttgtttttataaTTGCAGAGTGTTACCTGTTGGCTGCAATGGCATATGACCGCTATGTTGCCATCTGTAGCCCCTTGCTGTATAATATTACCATGTCCCATCAAGCCTGTTTCTCCCTCATTTGTGGAGTGTATGTGATGGGACTGGTATGTGCATTCTCTCACATAGGCTGCATGCTTAGGGTTCATTTCTGCAAATTTGATGTGATCAACCATTATTTCTGTGATCTTCTGCCTCTCCTAAAACTCTCCTGCTCTAGCACCTATGTCAATGAATTACTGGTTCTATGCTTTGGTTCACTTAACATCTTTGCCCCGATCCTGACCATCCTCAGCTCCTACATCTTCATCATTTCCAGCACCCTCCACATTCATTCCACGGAGGGCAGGTCCAAAGCCTTCAGCACATGCAGCTCCCACATCTCAGCTGTTGCTATTTTCTATGGATCTGAAGCATTTATGTACCTGCAGCCATCATCTGTGAGCTCCATGGACCAAGGGAAAGTGTCCTCTGTGTTTTATACTATTGTTGTGCCATTGCTGAATCCCCTGATCTACAGCCTCAGGAATAAAGATGTCAATGTTGCCCTGAAGAAAATGCTTGACAGAAGAAAGTTTTTGTGA